The stretch of DNA AGAGGATGAAGACGCTCGTGCTCAAAAGTATATTTATGGTATTGACTGTGgaattctgaaatatttaatttcatggcttaatttaaataatatatttaaatacaaattatACATGATGCAATTATGCAGCTTTTCTGTGCTTCTCCATGAAAATATCCATAATTCAAACTGTATGAGATGTGCCTAACTTTTTCTCTACTAAACCATGTCATTTCTTGACTTCCTCTTAGCATTTCTATAAAAGTTTGAAAAGTGAAAATGTCAATTTTCTGTTGCCTAGCTTCTCTCCTCATCCATCACTAATAAGGAATACCTCCCACCTGTGGAATTCGGATGTGGTCCAGCATTGCTGGAGGTTCCAGGACTCAGCTCAAGTCACCAGATTTTCTGTGTCCAGCAGTGGAAGAAGTTAGCAGTTCAGTTTTTCCagactgtttttattttataacttaattttttattcattttcatgGAATATTAATTTATCTCAGCTgataactcctctctctctcctgaggTTAGGAATTACCAGAATATTGATGCTCTAACCATCTGGCTTCTCTGGTACTGCACCTATTGAGTGGGCTCCCTTTGCCTTCCACCACTGCAGAAAGGAAGCTCTAGAAGCATTGAGCTAAGTCCAAGAGGTGCTGTAGGCAGCTTTTCAGGAGCATCAGAAGCCAAGCTGTGTCCTGTCCACAAGCCATCCACCCTCACTTTGCCAGGGCCTGGCTTGAGACGGCAAGCTATGCCCTGCTGCCACAAGCTTCTGACTCTCATTCTGCTGGGGAATGGGGATTTGAGCTGGACAGGTGCATAGGCCTCAACTCCACCTGAAGCTGACTCCCATAGGAGAGTTAACCAAGAACAGAGGATTCCCATGGAGAGGGGAATCCTCCACAGCTGGCTCCTGGGTAAGTCTTGCAAACTCAAGCAAGCACCCCCTTCCAAAGGCCCATAGCTCATATTGTTAATGAGCATTGTTAAATTGGTTTAAACCCCTTCTTCTCCCTTGAGAGTCTCTTTGCTGGGGCTTTTCTCTTCAAAGAGGCTATCACAGTATTCAGGGACAGGCTCACTACCTTTCCTTCACCTGCAGCATGTCTGGGCCTGCAGAGAAGCCTGTCATTCCTGTGAAGCTCTGTCATAGGCTGCAGTGTAATGGGATATACTGGTCTGGTTTTCAGTCTGTGGCCCCTCACTTTGCCAGGGAAAGGGGCTCTGAGTCTGACCGGTGGGAAGGGGGagtctctctttccccttccccctctccacagGATGGCTCCACACTTAAGCATTGTTAGCACTTCAGGCAGTCTGTGACCAGAACAGAGACAGGTGAGGACTCCATTCCTCACACGGCTGCACCATCACTTACAGGGAGGTAAGTGAAAAATCCCTTCCTCCTTTCATGAATCCTGTTTTTAATGGGTAAAGCCCAGAGAGGTGTCCCCTACAGTACTTACGGGTGTTCTAGGATCCTGGGGGAGCAGACAGGAATCCTTCCAGGCTCCTGGGGCCATCACGTAGGTATGGCCTCACAGTCAAGGTATTTGTACCATACCCTTTCTTGGCTGAATGGGTCCCCAGACCAGGATGAGCAGTGTGCTATCTCCCTCCTGTAAACAGCAACCCAATGTGGGTAAAGCAGCTACCCACCAGTGAAAGACACAAGTCACAACTTCAGCACAGGACTTCCTTCCAAAAGACCCTATAGAAAATAAGATCAAGGATACACTACACAAAAATTTTAAGACTCAACTGTAGCCATTCAAACCAAAAATTTGTCCTGTACTTGATAAGGAAAACCAATTGGGTGAAAAGCAAGTGGGCTTATCAACTAGAGCTATAATCTTTGCCTGGATGAGAAGTCTCTGGGTTCTGTTTGGGTCAGATCCTGGCTATGACTTGTGATGATTTATTGCTCCTAACTTAGTGCACTATacgttactgtaaggtaagtaaccatttgctttttgtttattttttaattcccaGGATGTAATGAGTTCTATACCCATAATATATACACTAGCTGTCCACTAGTTATACTTGTATATTTGTAGTATATTCTGAGCTCTCTAGGCTTGTATAAATGATCTGGTAGTTGAAGTAGGAAATCCATGTAGGAACTGCATATATGAAAAGCAATTAATAATTTGACCACAAGATAGAGCTAGTCTAGTACTTTATACAGTAACATACAGTATATACCATATAATATTGTTAAATGCTCGGTATAGTAATAATAGTGCTAGATTAATACTGCTGTGATAATATGGTTACATTTATCCAtcaattttgcctttttttcaaCCATGTGAAAAGGTCAGagggttaactttttttttttttctgtgtagtCTAGTGAATCTTTACTTGGTCAAGTTGATCTTCATTTTTCATTAATACAACATATTTCAGGTGCAGTATGAATGACCTCACTACAATCTCTGATCTTCTGCCAGCTAAGGATTTTATCTAGCAGAAATTTTGTGGCTGTGGTGCAGACTTCAGAAGGCTATGGGGTGCTCTTTGTGCAGCTGGCAAACTTAACGCTCTGATACGACTACAAATTGAGAGTCTGGGGTGAGcctgaaatcctggtcctacaATTACTTGTCTATAACACTAGAAGTTGCCTGTAAGATGTCTTTTAAAATGACCTCCAAGGTCACTTTTTGTAAAATGAGTagtttttttcttcagaataCTTTCCATGATTTGTATAGCATGTCAGAACAGCGAATACAAGTTTATTGAGTGAGGATCCTGGAACTGGGGGAAAACGGAAGTAGTAACATCTCTCATTTGATACTTAAAAGTAATAAGTAATATAAGGATCTCCAATTATTTTGAACACTTTATTATCATGGTTTTTACTCCTTGCCAAAGGTGGTTGAATTGGTGGCCTAGTCTCCTGGATTagctacaaataaaaatatatttaagtttAATTatgcagtttgtttgtttttttctgttggcTTATTAGCTAGGTATATTTGGACCTCTTCTCTGTGGTGacacttgattttattttaatgaaccCACTAGTCTTGGCACATATAGAGTACAACTTTCTTTTAATATTAGAGATGGAAATTATTTATACCCTACTCCTCTGCTGGCACAGGACTGTTCCACAGAGTGTATTCTCATGCTTTGCTCAATGTAGTTTGAAAAGCCGCAAGCAATGGCGTTTCCATGACTTTTCTTCGAGAAAAATATTCTACATTGTACTAAATCTCAGCCAAGGTAGGCCCCAACTCTGCAAAATGCTCCATGTGGATGGATTCACACTGAGGTAAATCGGACTCTGAGCTGGTGCAGAAAGAAGGCAGAAAGGTGTTGAGTACCTGCAACTCCCATGAGAATCAGTCACCTTTATTTTTGTGCTAGAACAGGAGCCATGCTGGAGTTTGAATTTTCCCAGTGAGTTATATTACCCATGCACAGCACTGTCAGGATGTGTCAAGTTTATCTGAGAAATGGAATCTGAAAGCTAAATGGTGCCTTTGAATCACTGGTTCTTTCTGAAAGTATCAGAATGGATTGACTGACTACTATTCTGTACTGCTCTTCAGGGATTGAAGCCTACCTTTCAAGGGGACTGGAAGAGGGAGAAGATGAGTTTATACACTTTGTATTTCTTTTTGAAATTGAAAAGTTCTGCTTTATTTTTGACTTAGGGCTCATCTGCACACAAGCTAGAACCAAAATGACAATTGGTTTTAATTCATGCCTTTAGTTGTTTCCATTCAGTTTGCATGTAGAGCCTTCCAATCATAAGGAATGTCAagtctctcctcctctgttttgCTGGACCTTTTGGGGGAGGATGGTGGCACTGATCTAGATTGAGAGCATGCTCCACTTTTCATTGAAGGGGGAGAAGTGTTGAACCATTGACAAACGTGCTTTCCTTGCAACTGTCTGTTAGCCATCGCACTGTACATTTATTTAACTCAAATGCCTAAGTTCAGTGATGTTGGGAATAGCTGATATTAAGTATATAAAATCAAAACGCTCCTAATGTTGATTTGGAACCATCAAGTTTTGCAGATAGCTGGCCAATGTAATTAGGTGATCTGTTACCTCTTGCTTGCAGTGTTTGGCAATGCACATTTGTAGCATCATGCTTCAgtttaggccccagtcctacaaGCAGCTCTGTAAAGATTGGACCCTTGCATCTGCTGGGAGCCCCCACTGCAATCAGTGAAACTCTGATGCACCCAGCAGGAGCTCCACTCTACATCAGGGCCCAATACTGTAAGCCTTTATagagcctagcacaacagggtcctgatccTGATATGGAGGATACTGGGGCTAGTGCAAAACAATAATATATGATACACACAAATatatctggcacctttcacaaccACTGAGAGAGCCTATGTAATTTACATTGCAGGTACCTAGTGATACctgcttgaaaagtgatttttatttagACTGATGAAAAAGCTATTGTTTGTTAACTTATTATTTGTCACCTATGTATGAGGATTCAGTTAGGAGCAAAGATATTAATCCTGTCATAAGGGATGATCTAAATGAGAGGTATTTGCAACTCAAATTGTTTTGAGAAAAATTATACTGGAAATGGAACAATAGAAAAGAAAATGGTAGTGCAGTCAATGTAGCTGAATAGGTTTTAGAGTCTTGTGGTATGCAAACAGCATTGTGGCACAGATTCTTATGCAGCCTTGAAGCTCTATAGCTTGGACTCAACAGGGTGACACACTTGGGCTAAAAAGGTTTTAAACCACACTTAATCAACTCTAAGTCGGTGTCCACAGAGCTACATTCCCCAGCATCTTTCCCACAAGCAGGAAACCACACTGGTAACTCTATTTCCCTGTGTTAGGTTTCTTTACTTCTGTTGTTAATATAAGAAAATGAAGCAAAACATATTTCCTTCCTTTTATTAATGGTTAGTATTTTTCTTACAAGTGATATGTCACAATCTACTATGGTAATGTTAACTAAGTATTACTTCAATGGTACCAGGAAGTCTTTCTAAAATGCATTTCACAGTTTCTGTTAACCTTCTTAAAAATATTGCTCTAATTATAtcagaatatatttaaaaacaaggaaCTTCCAATGCACTACATTTTTAACAAGAAATATCAATCTAAAACAATTGAAAAAGGGCAGTTCTACAAGCTTGTTACATAAAAATGTAATACATAAGTGCACACACTGATTATAGGGGGAAAAAGCCACTCCTGCAATTTAAAGAATATAAACTTATTTGATATTTACtactaaaaattaaaacaaaccctATTGGTGctcatttctgtttttaaaaattacaaaaaataattggtGTTAAGTCTTTAcactaaaatgtattttttgctTGTATACTTGATCTGACAGCCACTCAAACATCAAAATAATGGTCTATAATATTTGCCTGGGagaaagatgttgaataaaaaaCATCAGTTATAACTCCTCAtgactctggctcccaatcaTGGAATGAACTCTGCATGGGTGCAGTCGTCAGCCGACACAAAGCTCATCTGGGGCTATATAGAGTAAAATTGTGTTTTTTAGGCTTCAAACGGAATCTATTTTCAAATGCTTACAGTTTGATGGGAAAGATTATTCAGAAAATAAAGAAATCCTACAAATCCACAgttgaaaaatgtaaaaaacaaataaatacagtaCAAAACAGGTCTTGATCCTGCACATACTTAACTTCATACACATGTAGAATCTCACTGATCCCCAAAGGACTACTCATGTGTAAAGATAAACATGTGTAACTATCTGCAAGGTCAGGGACTAGGTGATGAGTGCCACTTCCTGCCTTTGCAGCAGCAAACTATCCCCACAACTGTGATGGCATTGTTGGTGATGGGGCATAAACATAGTGTTGTTTCACAGGTGCCCACTGTGTACAGTCGTGGAGCTGCTGTAAACAGCCATGTTAATTTCAGTTCCATTCCAAGAACAAAAGATAAAAGTCTGTTTGCCAAATGATAAGGAGAAAATCAATGCTCaaagcaaatttatttttaaacaatgatATCACAAAGCAAAAGTCAAATCTGTATGTacagatagtgtgtgtgtgtgtgtgtgtgtgtgtgtgtgtgtgtgtgtgtgtgtgtgtgtgtgtgtgtgtgtgtgtgtgtgtaaaatgaaaGACCGTGCCTTTCAATTGTTTCTCCTTGAGAATTTCTTTTAATCAGTTAATAGTTCAGAGTTACTCATATCTAAGGATGAATCATGAAATCATTTTAAGTAAACCTTTCTTTGCTATTTGTGATAAGACAGATGAATTAGGTATGAAAAACAGTGAAATGTTCCAAAAGAGAGCACTTACCTTTTAAACAGCTTTCAGAAAttggttttaaacatttttttaaaaaggggaaacaaCTGTGAATCcacaagttttattaaaaaatacgGAAGACCTCCTATgaatttggcaaaaaaaaaaacttttccttATTACAGTAAGATAAAATTCCTGAAACAAAATGAGTTCCATTAGTATACATAAATAAGCAAGTTATGCTGTTCCTTCAGATTTATAAGGGAAATAAGTAGGCCAATTTAGGAtggaaatgtactttttttttatcAATTCAAAAAACACTTAGTTTTAAAGCTATATTTTGCAAGAATATAAAAGAAGAGGAAGTTTAATTAACCAACAAACAAAGAGCACAGCAAAAGGAAATCATGTTAGGCACTGAGGTCCAAATTTGAATTGAGGCTCTTGTAGACCAAATTCTGAGCTGCTGTAAGtcagcatagttccactgaagctaCACTGTATGTATGAGCTGAGCATCTAGAAAGGGTCTTAAGATTTCGTGTCTCCCCCATGCAAAATTGCTAATCAAAATCTTAAGAAAATGATGAGTCACCTCAAATCAAGTCACAGGATTCTCTAATAGTATTTATAAGGCCACACTTCAATAATGACAATATTCACTTTTTCagaaatataaagaaataatGGTTTAGATTAATTCCTAGCTGCATCACAACCAGTACATGAAAGCAAAGAGTTTATTTTTTAACACTGAGGGTTTTTTAATGCTACCAAGCATTACAGCAGATATTAATCAATCTGAAACATGCTTTATAAATTGATCTAAAAATTATTCATGATAGCTTGGCTTCAGTATTTCTTGTCCCCCATCTACTACTAAAGTAGGAACACATTTACAGAACAAACAGCAAGGACATGTAGCTATCACAAGCTCAGAAGTTCCTGCCATTCACCATTTGTATTCCCAGATGGATATTCTCATTGCTTTGAGCCTGACCGAATTTTATTCTCCCTTTAAAAGGTGCTGGTTGTAGTTGTGGTTGTCAGACGTCTTCCGATATAAATCCTTGGGGAAGAGAATACATGTGAAtaagcatttcattttaaaaagaatgtacaGCATGTAAGGAATGCTTTTTCCCTCATCAGATTACTAGTATGTAATTTATAGAAGTAGTCGCAGCACCTGCTATAGTTAAAATTGCAAAAGAGTTTGTTATAAACACCTGCTTTCAGTTGTTCGTGATTTTGTGTGTACTCTTGCCCCATAATTCACACCAGATTAAGAAGCAAAATAATGTGCTCAGTGTTAGCTGAGCTGTTACACACCCACTCAGTTACTTGACTTAGTGTTTATCaatcactttttatttgtttattcctTATTTTTCACCTCAATATGATTTCATTATTGTTCTATgttttcctgtgttgtttgctttTCTCAGATGAAAGAAATGACCACTATGAAAATTAACCATTGTGACCACATTTAAAGGTAGCACTTCCTGAAGGTGTTACAAGTTGTGATCTTGTGCTACTGTATCCATAAGTCAGCTAGAATGTTGCAAGGTCAGAGAAATTCTGGAGAGTCATTAATGAAGTACATATAATGTTACAGTATTCTTGTTTGTACTTCAAAGGAAAACTTCAAGATTTTATAGAAACACActgaacagtttttttttttttatttctatttatatAATCAACTTTGTAGACTTATTGTAAGTGAGTTTAAACATATATTTAAGATTTTGGGGGGAAAGTAAAGATTGGTTTGTTTAAAATCACTTATTTTATTAGGTGGTTGGGGTCTGGGATTTGTACATGAAGATAGCTAATCTGTGCCCTCACACACCTAGGAGTTCTCCCTTATCTGCAGTCTGACTCAAACCAATTGGATTGGGTGTGTGAACAGAGAGGAAATAAGGGACTCTCCATCAGGGAAGGAACACTGAAAACAAGCCTATGAGATAATTGTAAACTGCACTGGCAAGTTATTAAGCCTGATTCTTATCTCATGTTCAATAGTTTTACAATGGTCGAACCCCTTGGATCTACTGCTGATTTATGCTGGTATGAGACTACAACAAGTCACGCTGCCCTGTGGAATGAGCAAGCTTCACCTTGTTTGTTTATAATACAGTGGCTCTGCAACATATGGCaaaccttcccctgcccccctggaacTTCCAGAGGCCTCTTCAGAGGTCCAGGATCTACACAGGTgagagggcagaggactgggcagatcagggagaaaggaagagtgggggtggtgggggaagcAGATCATCCCCCTTTAATCTCACAGAGATTCCTAGGAAAAAATATGACACTCCAGAATTCTTTATCCTTTCCACAAAGCTCACTCCTCTAGGGTTGTGGGAAGTCCCTAGCAAACCTCCATGAGGCCTTAATGTGGATGGGCCTGGCCTCCCACAGATTCCCTAACATCTGTGGGGATACCTGGGGATCTTCTGGGTTTAGGGATGGGCTCTGAAGCACCCTCTACACGTAGGGAAACCCCAGCCTCTGAATGGATGGAATTGAGGGATTGATCTCTTCCCCACGTCCCTTTCCTACAGGTGCGACTGAAGGTCAGTATGATCTGGCCCAATGCTAATTTGAAAAATACCCCTCCCATTGTTTTTATAGATGCTCACGTTTCAGAAACATGCAGAATAAAACCCACtgacttttttccctttaaagttAAAATCCAGTCATCACAACAGAACTGAATAgtatgtctgtatgtataattCCTAACTTCAGCTTTTGACAGTTTTCTAGGTAAATCCTCAAGTAGTGAGAAAAACACTGAGGAAAACTGACCCATGCAGCAATGCCACAAGCAACAGGTAGGATACTTGCAAAACAAGATTACTGGTCAGGTCTGgccatgttttgttttgctttgctttgcttctgTGGTAAAATAGCTTCAAAGTAGTAGATACTAGTTAGTGAATAACTGGTCAGTGTGGCAAAATAGTTGTACCATTTAAATTGTAGGCATATGAATAACTACAGGTTGGAATGACACTATTCAGATAATAGATGGGAGAAAGCTACAGtagaaagacttttttttttaaataaagaacttACCCTAGCCCTATGGCAAGCaaatgagagagaagcagagatggaagaaaaacctttaaaaattctGCTGAGAATATGCCCCCTTTCTTCATCATGCTTGTGTTTCTCATGCTGAGAGAGGCAGTACGCTTAGGGTGTTTAAAGAGAAATTCCCTAGTTTAGGAGAGGAAAACAAACATCATGTTAGCAAATATACATTTACCACCCATAAAAATAAAAGCCCCAGCAGGAGGACTGCAGCATGCTGAGAACACTCACTTTGGTGGGATGTTCTCAGGCCTACTGGACCAATCccatatccagtctgaatttttctgcAAGAGCCTTtctatttcttttcttctttcaagAAAATCTTCTTCAGACTAAAACAAAGAGTCTTCATCAAACAGTGCACTGGACGGTTATCACTacacaaaccaccaccaccaccaccaccatccttaTAGAAACTGGACTTACAGAACTTGGGACTCTCTCTGACTTTGCCCAACGTAAGGCCCTTTTGGGTTGTACTGCCACAATGCAGCCCTCTCATCTGTCCCCCATGCTAATTCTCAAGTTCACTTGCGGTATCCACATGTTCCCGCAACCCAGTATTCAACGCCTTCCCTCTATGCAGGATGTTTACCTCAGgctgcttttttaattttattttattttattttaaatttcagccaaaatggttcaatCACTAGGGAATAAATGTGGTGTTTTGCCCAtgacaaacaatgtgaaaagctCTCCTGTCTCCATGCTTTGTGTATCAGGGATGTggcttttgccatccctgtgaaaatggGCATTGAGAAACCTGAGGAacagagactgggactgagatgaggagccagggatggggaagagacaggactatGACAGAGACAGACTGGCTGGAGGTAGATGGTTCAGAAGGTGTCAGACTTGGGGGGAACAGCAGAAGTGTCCAGGAGCACCAGAGTACACTCCGCTCCAGAGGGAACCCAAGATTCTCAGTCTCACCATTCCACAGCTGTCAGCAAATAACTGAAACCCCGGGCAAAATCTTTCatcctcctctagtgatactccatatagaggatgacaacctgctatcagttactccctTAGCTCAATTGGCAGAAGTCTGCGTgctggatctaaaggttccaagcctgttgatgacccatgtgggtttcaatatgatgccacataatGGAAGGCTTgtgttttcagtttgcttttttaaaaacctaagaaGCCACACACAAACACCCACACCACTATgttaaaaaacaccaccacattattaaggttacaaaatcaagcactcaaaagttaggaaatacctgtttacttcctaacttttgagtgctcagAAACTTAAACTTAAAGGTTGCCTCTAAATCTTAATTTGGtccccttgtgcacatgcattatgatacagcctttTAATTACATGTCCCATACAAATTTTTCCATAGGATCCCCacttcattcagtgcataggGTGGACTTGCTTTGAAGATTAATCAGGGTTGAATAGAGAAGGTGGCTattgtctgtaggatccctgcctcgtatgttgcagaagttggaaggtgtgtagtaaatgaggcaggggactgcaggaaaaaGGAAGGATGGTTTCATGGTTAAGGTAGTTGAATGGTGACCTGGGgaactggattctatttctgCATCTGCTTCAGAATGTCTATGTAATACTGGGCAAATCcccttaaa from Emys orbicularis isolate rEmyOrb1 chromosome 7, rEmyOrb1.hap1, whole genome shotgun sequence encodes:
- the BNIP3 gene encoding BCL2/adenovirus E1B 19 kDa protein-interacting protein 3, translated to MSQGEGLSLQEENLHGSWVELHFSSNGNGNPVQPTSQEQVPDSISIYNGDMEKILLDAQHESGRSSSRESSRCDSPPRSQTPQDINRASEVETHSSGEKNSSQSEEDFLERRKEIERLLQKNSDWIWDWSSRPENIPPKEFLFKHPKRTASLSMRNTSMMKKGGIFSAEFLKVFLPSLLLSHLLAIGLGIYIGRRLTTTTTTSTF